The segment AAACGAGTAAAAAGAGAATTAAAAAAAACAACCCAGTGTCTCTTAAAAAAGTGATTAGAGTATTAAGGTCTTTTACAATCAAACAATTTCAGATGGATATAGATACGGGAGATTGCATAACCAATGCCAAATTATATCCCTGTTTTGCTTTTTTGAATTTCTACTGCGGCAGTCAGCTTGATGTCAATTTTAATGGCAGAAACAGGGTATTGTTGTTTGTAGAAAACAGACCAATACGTCTGATTAGATCATTTATTAACATTTAAAAATTTTATCATGGATTTACATTTTGAAGAATTATTAGAAAAAATTACAGATTTTATTAAGTCTGAAGCCAATACAGAAACTGTTGTTGGTAAACAATTTGAATTAGGAAACTTTAAGTGCGTTCCTGTTATTAAAGTAGGAATGGGGTTTGGTTCTGGTGGAGGAGAAGGTGTTGAAGCAAAAGGAAAACGAGGGGAAGGCATGGGAGCAGGAGCTGGTGTAGGTATTGAGCCTATTGGCTTTTTAGTAAGTAAAGATGATGAAATATCATTTATTGAAGCTGGCAAAGCTCATGGATTATCTGCTGCGTTTGAAAAAGTGCCGGAAATGATTGAAAAAATTGCCATGATCAAATCCAAACAACCTGAGACTGCTTAATTTATAAACGTTTCATTTAAGGCCTGAATACTATTACTTTTGATTGGTATTCAGGCTTTTTAGGTTTAGGTATCTCCTAATTTTTTTATGCTCATTATAATCTTTTTTAAGAATTTACTGGCAAACTGATTAAAATCATTTGGTTTAATTATGTCAATAGATACATTAGAAGAGAATTAATAATGTGCTATTATGAAATTTCAATTAAATTTAAAATTACTTTTCGCCGTCATTATATTAGTCTTATCAACTATTTTATTTGTTTAGGCTTTTGATAACTAAAACCGTAATCTTCAAAAAATAATGAAGTATGCTTTTGCGATACTAATGAGCATTCATGGTCTAATTCATCTCATGGGATTTATTAGAGTGTTTTTTATAACAAGTATTAATCAACAAGTTCTGGGTATTTCTCAACCTATTGGGGCTATATGGCTAGTAGTCTTCATCATGTTTGTGGTAGCAACTATTCAATATTTGACACAGAAGCAGTGGTATTATATAGCTTTTGTAGCAGTTATAATTTCCCAGATTTTAATCGTTTTGACTTGGAGTGACTCAAAATTTGGAACACTTCCAAATAGTCTTATTTTACCCATTAGCATAGTCGCATACGCTACATCAACTTTTAATAATATGGTTGATGAATCTTCTAAAGTCTTATTAAAAAATACTATTACAACAAGTCGCACTACGATTTCTGAAAAAGATATTGAACACTTGCCTAAGCCTGTTCAGCGATGGCTAACTCATTCAGGAGTGATTGGCAATATAATGACGAACTCTGTGAGATTACAACAAAAAGGGAAGATGCGCACTAAGCCTGATAGCAAATGGATG is part of the Formosa sp. Hel1_31_208 genome and harbors:
- a CDS encoding GerW family sporulation protein; its protein translation is MDLHFEELLEKITDFIKSEANTETVVGKQFELGNFKCVPVIKVGMGFGSGGGEGVEAKGKRGEGMGAGAGVGIEPIGFLVSKDDEISFIEAGKAHGLSAAFEKVPEMIEKIAMIKSKQPETA